Genomic window (Euzebya rosea):
CCTGATGGGCGAACGGGGGCTGCTGACCCTCACCCCCGTCGTGCTGGTCGGTGTGATCGGCCTGGTCATGCTGGCCCGCCAGCGACGCACCCGCGAGGTGGCCGTCGTCGGACTGGTCGTCTTCGCCGCGTTCGTGGCCGTCCAGGGCGGCTGGTTCAGCGTCACCGCCGGTGCCGCCCCCGGTCCCCGCTACGTCGTCCCTGCCCTGCCGTTCGTCGCGGTCGGCGTCGCCCGTGCGTGGAGGTGGAGTCGCGCCGCCGTCGTGCTGGCGATCGTCGTCGGGGCCATCCCGATGTTCGCCGCCATCTTCACCAACCCGCTGGCCCAGCCGACCGAGACCTTCGCTGCCGGCCACTGGCTGTGGCGAATCGCCGAGGGACGGTTCGGCCAGAACCTGTTCACGCCGTGGCTCGGTGCCCCGTGGGGCCAGCTCGTCCAGCTCGCCGGCACCCTCATCGTGCTGGACCTCGTGTGGAACGCCACGGTGAAGGACGCGCCCGCCGGGGACGCCCCGGCGGTGGTGGACCCCATCGCCGTCACCACCGACGGCGACGCCGAGGTCAGCCCAGCCGACCGCTGATCGCGTCGGCCAGCCGGCCCGGCGCACCGTCGTCGGACTGGATGAACAACGACGGCTCGGTCAGCTCGACCTCCAGCACCATGGGGCCGTCCGGCCCCTCCAGCAGGTCCACACGGGCGTACAGCAGGGTGCCGAAGCGGCCGGTGAGGTGCGCCATCACCGCGTCGCCGACGGCATGGTCCGCCGTCGTCGGGATGCGCGGGTCGATGGTCTCCTGGGCGAACAGCTCCGTCGTCGGTGCCGCCCCGGACTCCAGCAGCGGTCCCTTGCGGATGGCGTGGGAGAACCGGCCGCCCAGGTACAGCAGCGCCGTCTCGCCGTGGTCGTCCACGGTGTCGACGTAGGGCTGGACCATGACCTCGCGGCCGGCGGCCAGCAGCCGCTCGGCGTGGGCGCTGGCCACCGCGTCGTCGCGGCCGGCCAGGTACCGGGCGGTGTCCCGCGACCCCGCCGACACGGTCGGCTTGACGACGTACTCACCGCTGGTCGGCAGGACCGGGGCGTCGTGCGGGGCCAGGAACGTCGTCGGCACGATCGGCACGTCGTGCCTGGCGAGCTCGGCCAGGTAGCGCTTGTCGGTGTTCCACTCCACGACCTCGGGCGGGTTCAGCACCGTGGTGACGGTGTCGGCGCGACGGACCCACGTCATGAACTCCACGAGGCGTTCGGCGTAGTCCCACGTCCCGCGCAGCACGACCAGGTCGAAGCCCGACCAGTCGATCGACGGATCGTCCCAGACGGCCGGGACCGGCTCGATGCCGCGGTCGCGCAGCGGGTCGAGGACCAGCCGCTCGGGCGCCTCGAGGTCGGGGAAGTCCGCGCAGGTGGCCAGCGCCACCCGCGCGATCCGGTCCCGCATCATCGGTCGGACTCCACGTCCGTGTCGGGACGGTGGGCGATGCGGTGGGCCCACCACAGCAACGGCAGCTGCAGGGGCACGCGCAGCCACGCCGCCGCCGCGCTGCCGGCGAACCCGGGCAGGCCCGGATAGCCGCCACGCAGGGCCGCGTCGATGTTGGCCGGCCACACGGCGAGGAACAGCCAGAAGGCCACTCGCCCGCCCAGCCGGCGGGTGCGGGGGGCCAGCAGCATGGCGCCGGCGGCCACCTCGACCACCCCCGAGGCGTAGGTCAGCGGGCGTCGGGACTCCTCCGGCAGCGCCCGCGGGATGATGCTGTCGAAGGGCTTGGGCGAGACGAAGTGGAGGGTGCCGACGCCCAGCAGGACCCCGCCGAGGAGGAGCGCCCTCGCCGGTCCGCGCAGCAGCGACCTCACGGGTACATCGCCTCGACGTCCAGCAGCCCGCCGCCCAGCTCGAAGTCCCTGGCCGCTGCGGCGCGCAGGTCGGCGTCGGCGAGGTAGTCCAGGCTGGCCTGGGCCATCGCGACGGCCCCGTCGATGACGCCGTTGTCGGCCTCCTCGGTGACGGCCGCGGCGGCGAAGTCGCTGGTGTGCAGCGGTGTGCCGAACGGGGCGATGCCGAGCAGCGGGTGGATGCTGGGCACGCGGACGCTGAGGTTGCCGAGGTCCGTCGAACCGGTCATCGACTCGGGAAGCAGCCCCTTGGGGATCACCGGGCGACCGCGCTTGGCGGCAGCGACGGCGTAGCGCTCGGTCAGCGGGCCGTTGAGGCGCGTGGGCAGGTAGACGGGGGTGACGTCCCAGATGATCTCCACGCCGCAACCGGTCTGCTGCGCGGCGCCCTCGAAGATCGCCTCGGCCCGCTTCGACAGCTCCTCCAGCGTGCTGGGTTCGGCGGAGCGCAGGTAGAACTCCAGCGCGGCCCGCTGCGGGACGATGTTGGGCTTCTGGCCGCCGTCGGTGATGATCCCGTGGACCCGGTCGGTGGGCAGCATGTGCTGGCGCAGCTGGCCCATGCCGGTGTAGGCCTGCACGGCCGCGTCGAGGGCGTTGCGGCCCATGAACGGCAGGGCCGAGGCGTGGGCGGCCATGCCCGTGTAGACGACCTGGACGGTCCGCACGCCGATGAACGGGTGGTCGGCGATGTCGGCGAAGAACGGGTGCAGCATCACGACGGCGTCGACGTCGTCGAAGCCGCCGGCGCGGGCGATCCTCTCCTTGCCGCCGCCGCCCTCCTCGGCAGGGGTGCCGATCAGCTGGACGCGCCCGCCGGTCCGCTCCACGACGGCCGCAGCGCCCAGGAAGGCCCCGACCGCGGTGGCGCAGATGACGTTGTGGCCGCAGCCGTGCCCGATGTCGGGCAGGGCGTCGTACTCCGCCAGGATGGCGACGGTCGGACCGCCCTCCTCCCCAGCGGAGGCCAGCAGCGCGGTGTCGAGGTCCCACGCGGGCCGGGTCACGCCGTAGCCACGGTCGGCCACGAACGCGTCGACCGCTGCGGCGCTGTAGTGCTCCTCGTAGCACAGCTCCGGGTGGGCGTGGATGTCGTGGGACAGCCCGATCAGGTCCTCGCGCATGGCCTCGATGGCGGCCTCGGCGGCGTCGGCGACGTCCGCGGGCGCCCCCACGAAGGGTGAGTCGGGTCGGGGATGGCTCGCCATGTCCTGTGCGGCGGTGAAGATCCGCTCGAGGTACTCGGCGTAGTCGGGTGCGGTGGGTTCGATCACGGCGGCGAGGCTACCGCTCGGCCGTCATCGGCCGCGGGTCAGCTTGCGGACGACCACCCAGAGCAGGACGACCCCGGAGATGGCGAGGATGTCCTCGCCGTGGAGCGCGACGACCGGGACCAGCGGGCCGGGGCCGGTCACAGGCCGCCCAGCTGCATCCACGCCCCGCCGAGCAGCAGGACGGCGATCGTCGCCCGGGCGAACAACGTGACCGCGCCGAGCTGTCCCTCGGTTCGCACGACGTCAGCGGCACGGCGCTGGGCAACCACGACGCCCAGCACGTGACCCGCCAGGAACGGCACGATCTGCAGGATCGTGATGGCGGCGACCGGCAGCGGCTCGAGGTTGACCAGGTCGCCGCGCTGGCCGAGGAGGTCCGCGCCCGTCCCGAACGGGTCGGACAGCCAGATCGGGATGCCCTGACCCTCGATCAGCAGGATCGACAGGTAGTGGGAGACCACCCAGCCGCCGGCGACGGCGACGAACGCCGGGCCGAGGTGACCGCGGCCGCTGGAGCCGCGGATGGCCCCGTACAGCAGCACGATCACGCCGACCAGCACGGCCGGCCCGAGGGCCTCGCGAGCCGACTGGCTGATCGCCAGGTCGTGCCACCACTCGGTCTCGAGGACCAGGTCGACCAGGCTCCAGCCGATGAGGATCGCCGAGGTCCACCGCAGGGGGTCGGTGTCGTCGACGGCGGTCAGCCGAGCGGTGGGGCCCCCGTCGCCGGGGCGCAGGAGGCCCAGCGTGCGGCTCATCACGGTCACCGACTCCGTCCGTGCCAGCCAGGCCGGCCCGAACCGTGCCGTGGCCAGCACGTGCACCGCGACGTAGACCACGACGATCACCGTGAAGGCGAGGGGCGTCAGGTTGGTCAGCAGCTGCAGGTACGCCCACAGCGTCATCAGCACGACCATGGCGACGGTGCTGGTCCGGGCCGGCAGCGGGGCCTCGGCGGGGGTGTCGCCGGCCAGGGTCCGCAGGGTCCTGCTGGTCGCCGCCACCGGGTCGATGACGGGCCACCAGCCGCCGGCCAGCAGGCTGGTGAGCGCGACGAACCCCCAGCCGAGGGTCAGCACGGCCACGTCGGTCAGGTTCGTCGCCGGGTCCGTCGGGCCGAGCGCCGACAGGACGACGGTCAGCACCAGCAGGACCAGCCCGATCACGTTGCCGGTGCCGGCCAGCGACGCCTTCGACAGCGGCAGCGACGCCCACGGGATCGACAGCCCGTCGATGGTGCCGGTGGCGTGGGTCCCCTCCCCGATGCGGGTCGCCGCGCGACGGGTGCCCACGGCGTTGACGGCCAGGAACGCCGCCAGCAGGGCGGTGAGGATCAGGGTCAACGGGACGGCACCGACGGACGCCGGCAGGGCATGGGCGAGGAGGGGGACGGGCACGTGGCCAGTCTTGCACCCCGTGACGGACCCGCCCGGCGGGGGACCGCGCCCTTGGCGTCGGGCCCGAGAACGTGTACACCGCGCCCATGAGCCACGACCCGCTGCGCTACCAGTCCGGCTTCGGCAACGAGTTCGAGTCCGAGGCGGTGCCCGGCGCGTTGCCCCGCGGTCGCAACAACCCGCAGGTGCCACCGTTGGGGCTGTACACCGAGCAGCTGTCGGGGACTGCCTTCACCGTGCCCAACGACCGCAACCGCCGGACGTGGATGTACCGGATCCGCCCGTCGGTGCGGCACGCCTGGCGGTTCACCCCCGCGCCCGACCACCTGATCCGCAGCGCCCCCTGCCGCGAGCAGGACCCGCCCATCGGGCAGCTGCGCTGGAACCCGCCGCCATGGCCCGACGAGCCGACGACGTTCCTGACCGGCCTGCGGACCGTCGCGACCAACGGCGACGCGCACACCCAGACGGGCATGGCCGCCCACGTCTACATGGCGACCGAGTCCATGGACCACCAGTACTTCCACTGCGCCGACGGCGAGATGATGGTCGTGCCGCAGGAGGGACGGCTGCGCTTCCGGACCGAGTGCGGGGTGCTCGAGATCGGGGTCGGCGAGATCGCCGTCATGCCGCGCGGCATGGTGTTCGCCGTCGACCTGCTCGACGACCGTGCCCGTGGGTACGTGTGCGAGAACTACGGGACGCTGCTGGAGCTGCCCGAACGTGGCCCCATCGGCGCCAACGGGCTGGCCAACCCGCGGGACTTCCTGTCGCCGGTGGCCGCCTACGAGGACACCGACGAGGCCGGCGAGCTGTACGTGAAGTTCGACGGCAAGCTGTTCGTCGTCGAGACCGACCACTCGCCGCTGGACGTCGTCGCCTGGCACGGCAACCACGTCCCCTACAGCTACGACCTGCGGAAGTTCAACACGATGGGGTCGATCAGCTACGACCACCCCGACCCGTCGATCTTCACGGTGCTGACCTCGCCGTCACCCGATCCCGGCGTGGCCAACATCGACTTCGTGATCTTCGGCGACCGCTGGCTGGTGGCCGACGACACGTTCCGCCCGCCCTGGTACCACAAGAACATCATGAGCGAGTTCATGGGGATCCTCTACGGCGTGTACGACGCCAAGGAGGAGGGGTTCGCGCCCGGCGGGATGAGCCTGCACAACATGTACTTCCCGCACGGCCCCGACCACGACGCCTGGCTGAAGGCCACCCAGCACGACCTGTCCCCGCAGAAGCTGACCGACACGATGTCGTTCATGTTCGAGAGCCGGTATCCGTTGATCCCGACGGGGTGGGCCGGACGGATCCCCGCGCTGCAGGACGACTACCCCAGCGTCTGGCACAGCCTCGAGCGGCACTTCGACCCTCCCACGGGCTGACCCCGAGGTCGTCCTCGCGAAGGACGACACCCATCGGGATGTCCGCGAGGATGCAGGGCATGGCCACCGAACCCGCCGTCCGTGTCCGTTCCCTCCGCAAGGCCTACGGTGGCGTTGCCGCCGTGGACGACCTGTCCTTCGACATCGCCGCCGGTGAGGTCGTCGCCCTGCTCGGACCCAACGGGGCCGGCAAGACCACCACCGTGGAGATCCTCGAGGGGCATCGGCAACGTGACACGGGGGAGGTGTCGGTCCTCGGCCACGACCCGGGTCGGGGAGAGCGGGCGCTGCGCGAGCGCATCGGCATCGTGCTGCAGGAGGCAGGGATCGAGGACGTCTTCTCCGTCCGTGAGATCCTGACCCGCTACCGGTCGATGTACCCACGCCGGCGGGACGTGGACGAGGTCCTCGACGTCGTCGGGCTGCGCGAGAAGGCCGACGAGCGGGTGACGTCGCTGTCGGGCGGCCAGCGGCGCCGGGTCGACCTGGCGCTGGGCCTGATCGGCGACCCCGACCTGATCTTCCTCGACGAGCCGACCACCGGCTTCGACCCCTCCGCCCGGCGCCAGGCATGGGAGGTCGTCGAGGGGCTCCGGTCGCTGGGCCGGACCATCCTGCTGACCACCCACTACCTGGACGAAGCCGAGCACCTTGCCGACCGCGTCCTGGTCATCGCCCGGGGACGGCTGCTGGCCGAGGGCACGACCGCCGACCTCGAGGCGGCATCCGGGTTGCGTCCGACGCTGCGGTTCCGGCTGGGCGCCGGGGGGTCGACGACACCGGCCGACCCCGCCGACGTGGGCATCGCCCTCGAGCGGGCTGCGTCGGGGTGGTACTCCGCCCCGACCGATGCGCCGGCGCGGGACCTGCACCGGCTGACCGGGTGGGCGCTGGAGGCAGGCGTGGAGCTGGAGGGGCTGGAGGTGCGGCGGCCCACGCTCGAGGACGTCTACCTCGACCTGGTCGGGGCCGACGGCGTGGAGACCGGACCGATGTCGGACGTGGTGTCGTGAGCACCGTCGCGACCGGCCGGCCGACCGTCGCCGGACTGCTGCTCGGCGAGACCCGTGCGCGGGTGACCGCCTTCGTCCGCACGCCCATCGCGGCGTTCTTCACCCTCGTCTTCCCGCTGGTCGTGCTGCTGCTGGTCGGCACCCTGGTCGGCAACGCCGTGCTGGAGTCGCGGTCGGGCGTGCGGATCGCCCAGTTCTTCACGCCGGCCATCGCGGCCTACGCGGCGGCGACGGCGGCCTACACCTCGCTGGCCATCGGGTTGTCCATCGACCGCGAGAAGGGGGTGCTGCGCCGCCAGCGGGCGCTGCCCATCCCGACCGCAGCGCTGCTCGGCGGCCGGGTCGGGGCCGGCGTGGTGTCGGGGACCGCGGCGGTGGTCCTGATGGTCGTGGCGGGCGTGCTGTTCCTCGACGTGCGGATCGTCTGGGCCAAGCTGCCCGCTGCCGTGCTGGCGCTGGTCGTCGGCATCGGCTGCTTCGCGGCGCTCGGGTTCGCGGTGTCCTCGATCGCCCGGACCTCGGCGGCCACCCAGGCGATCACCAACGGCACGCTCGTGCCCCTCGCCTTCGTGTCGGACGTCTTCGTCGTCGGGGACGACATGCCCGAGGCGCTGTCGATCGTCGGTGGCCTGTTCCCGCTGAAGGCGTTCGCCAACGCGCTGGCCGAGGCCTTCAACCCGTTCACGGCGGGCGCCGGGTTCGCCTGGAGCCACCTCGCCCTGATGGTGGCCTGGGCGGCCGTCGGCGCCGGGGTGGCCACCCGCCGGTGGACCTGGGACACCCCCCGCACCGTGTCGTCGAACCGGCCGCCGGTCGTCGTTGGGCGACACACGTCGGGGTCGGGGCGGTCCCTCCCGCCGGGTGTGTCGTCGAACCGGCCGCCGGTCGTGGTTGGGCGACACACGTCGGGGCCCGCGGCCGGCGATGGCCGGGACCACGAGGTGGAGGAGGGGCCGGTCACCCGCTGGACGCTGGTACGCGGTCAGGTGGTCGACGGCATCCTGGCGACCGTCCGCGTCCCCTCCTCGGCGTTCTTCACCCTCGCCCTCCCCGTGGTCATGCTGCTGCTGTTCAGCGCCGTGTTCGGCAACCCCGAGCTGAACGACCGCGGCGGCGTCCCGCTGGCCCAGCACCTCGCGCCTGCGCTGGGCATCTTCGGCATGGCCACCGTGACCTTCGCCGAGCTGGCCGAACGGTTGGCCGCCCAGCGCGACCGCGGCATCCTCGTGCGCGTTCGGGGGACCCCCATGACCCTCGGCACGTTCGTCGCGGGTCGGATCGGCGCGGCGGTCGTGCTCGGCGTCGTCACCACCGCCGTTGTCCTGCTGGTCGGCGTGCTGGTCGTCGACGTGACCGTGCCGCTGTCCCGGTTGCCCGTCGCCGGCCTCGTGCTGGCCGTCGGGATCGCCACGTTCACGGTGCTCGGGCTGGCGCTGGTGGCGATCGCGCCGCGGGCAGAGGCCGTCTCACCGCTGGCCAACGCCGCCCTGCTGCCCATGGCGTTCGTCTCCGACGTCTTCCTGATCGGCGACCTGCCGGGCTTCCTGGTCACCATCGCCGACGTGCTGCCGCTGCGGCCGGCCGTCACCGCGCTGTCGGACGTCCTCAACCCCGCCCTCGACGTCGGCGTCCCCTGGGCCCGCCTCGGCGTGATGCTCGCCTGGGCCGTGGTGGCCGCCGTCGTGGTCCGCCAACGCTTCGGCTGGGCCCCTCGACGCACCTGACCGCCCCCGACGTGGCTGCCCCAGCTCATGCGCGTCGCGCTGGTCGGCACCCGGTGCGGGTGAGGCGACACGCGGGGTTTCGGGGACGACCCGGCCGGATAGTATGAATTATGATGAACACGCCCACTGCCAAGGACACCACTGCCACCGAGACCCTCCGGGGTCACACCGATGAGGCCGTTGGGGGCACCTACGTCGAGCCCTCGTTCGAGCGCGACACGGCCTACATCCCCGACCGGATCACCGTCGACGCGCGGGACGGGTGGCCGGTCGAGGCCGGCCGGTACCGCTTGGCCGTGGCCCGCGCCTGTCCCTGGGCCAACCGGGCGGTCATCGTGCGTCGGCTGCTCGGGCTGGAGGACGCCATCTCCATGGCGATCGCCGGACCGGTCCACGACAAGCGGTCGTGGACGTTCGACCTGGACCCCGGCGAGGTCGACCCCGTCCTCGGCATCCCCCGGCTGAAGGACGCCTACGAGGCGCGCTTCCCCGGCTATCCCAAGGGGATCACCGTCCCGGCGATGGTGGACATCCCCTCCGGTGGCGTGGTCACCAACGACTTCCGGCAGCTGACGCTGGACTTCTCCACCGAGTGGACCGCCCACCACCGGCCCGGCGCCCCCGACCTGTACCCCGAGCCCCTGCGCGAGGAGATCGACGAGGTCGCCCGCGACAACTACGACGCGGTCAACAACGGCGTCTACCGGTGCGGGTTCGCCGGGACACAGGCCGCCTACGAGGAGGCCTACGACGAGCTGTTCGCACGGCTCGACTGGCTGGGCGAACGGCTCAGCCACCAGCGCTACCTCGTCGGCGACACGATCACCGAGGCCGACGTGCGCCTGTGGCCGACCCTCGTCCGCTTCGACGCGGTCTACCACGGCCACTTCAAGGCCAACCGCAGCAAGCTGAGCGAGATGCCGGTCCTCTGGGCCTACGCCCGCGACCTGTTCCAGACCCCCGGCTTCGGCGACACGATCGACTTCGACCAGATCAAGTCCCACTACTACGAGGTCCACCGCGACGTGAACCCGACCGGGATCGTCCCCAAGGGCCCGGACCTGTCGGGCTGGATGACCCTGCACCACCGCGAGCAGCTCGGCGGCCGACCCTTCGGTGACGGCACCCCGCCGCCCCCACCACCCGAGCACGAACGGGTCGCCCCGGCCAGCAACCCGGCCGGCGGGATCATCAGGTCAGCCTGATCACGATCCCCACGACCCCCGCCACGACGGCCACCGAGAGGTACCCGAGGACCAGGCGGGTGTCGCCCAGCTTGCAACGCGACGCCAGCAGGCCGGCCCGGTATGCCCTGACGTAGGCCACGACCGCCAGCGTGCCGAACACGACGACGGCCAAGGGAGGGGACAGCACCCACGCGACCAACGCCACCGTCGTCGCGACGCACAGTCGCAGCGGATCCGGTGGCGCCGGTGGGGCGTGGCCCGTCGGGGCATGCGGGTCGTCCTCGGAAGCGGAGGCGAACGCTCGTGGGACGCGCGGGTCCACGCTCATCGCCGCGGGCCCGTCGACACCACGGGCAACGACCGGCCGGGTCGACCCAGCGACGGTGCCGTCTCGCCTGCGGTCAGGCGCGACAGCCGTTGCCCCGACAGCTCCGTCCAGCTCTGCACGGCGCAGAACGGCGCGCACTGGTTCGCATCGGCGTCGCGGGTGCCGACGTGCACGCAGCACTGCAGCAACCGCTCCTCCACCATCGTGTCGATGTCCATGAACGGCTTGACGGTGATCCGCACGATCCGCTCGGCCAGCAGCTTGCGCAGGGACCGTCGCGACGCCCCCGCCCGCGCCAGCTTCAGCAGCCCCGGGACCCCCAGGTCGCAGGCGTCGCAGACGGTCCTGAACAGCTCGGCGGTCTCGGGGTGGGTCAACGACGACCGCTCCGACAGCAGGCCGAGCAACGACTCGCGGGCCAGCACCCGCAGGTCCTCCGCCAGCTCGGGCTTGGCCATGCCGGTGTTGGCCACCAGCCCCAGGTGCTCGGCCAGCACCTCCGGACCGAGCAGGGCCACGAGCGACTGCCACACCGGCCCGTCCACAGACCCCCGCCCTCGGGTCCTCGCGAGGTCGTACTCTTCCGGGGGGGCTCCGCCACCCCCGGACCCCCCGGGGACGACTCGCTCCGGGCCTCGGGAACCCCGCCCTCGGGTCCTCGCGAGGTCGTCCTCTTCCGGGGGGGCTCCGCCACCCCCGGACCCCCCGGGGACGACTCGCTCCGGGCCTCGGGAACCCCGCCCTCGGGTCCTCGCGAGGTCGTCTGTCCTGAACAGGTAGCCGACCGAGCAGCAGTGGGGGTGGGAGCAGGGGAGGGCGGTCAGGTCGCGCCAGGTGATCCGGCCGTCGGTCTGCGGACCCAGTCGGGCCAGCACCCCGGTGTGGGTCAGCCGGTCCAGGGCGTCGATCTCGCCCGACCGGCCGGCGCCGAACTGTGGCTGCAACGACACGCCGGTCACGTACGGGGTGGCCAGCGCCAGGTCGACGACCGCGCCGATCTCGTGGTCGTTGACGCCCATCGCGATCGTCATGGTCAACGTCGTGAAGATCCCGGCGTCCGACAGCGCCCGCACGGCCTCGGCCTTGACCCGTCGCAGGTCCGCTCCGCGGTGGTGGCGGTGCCCCGCCAGGTCGAAGCCGTCGTGCTGCAGGTAGACCTCGACGCGGTCGCGGTGCCGACGCAGGGTCTCCAGCACCCCGGACTCGCCCCGGGCGATCGTCAGGCCGTTGGTGTTGACCAGGACCCGCACGACGTCGCGTTCCAGCAGCCGGTCGAGCAGCTCGCCGAACCCCGGGTGCAGCGTCGGCTCGCCGCCCGACAGCATGACCACGTCCAGCCGCCCGTTCTCGCGCGCCAGCCGCTGGTCGACGTTGGCCAGCACCTCCTCCACCGGCACGAAACCGGCGACGTCGGGTCCGGACCCGGCGAAGCACGTGGGGCACGACAGGTTGCAGGTGTCGGTCAGGTCCTCCAGCAGGATGCAGGTGTGCTGGGTCTGCAGCTCGCCGAGCCCCTGCAGGTACCCCGCCGGAGGAGGGGTGAAGTTGCCGGCCGTGTCGGGCACGTGCACCTTCGTCGGGGCGGTCCACCGCTCCAGCCAGTCGAGGATCTCGGGGTCCTCGTCGTACAGCGTGACGATCCGGCCGTGATCGGGACAGCCGCGCACGAGCCACACCCTGCCGTCGGCCTCCGACAGGTAGCCGGGCAGCCGCCTCGCGCCG
Coding sequences:
- a CDS encoding radical SAM protein, encoding MATRTDRIRRYVTAWCPRCHDRDGGSVDGARRLPGYLSEADGRVWLVRGCPDHGRIVTLYDEDPEILDWLERWTAPTKVHVPDTAGNFTPPPAGYLQGLGELQTQHTCILLEDLTDTCNLSCPTCFAGSGPDVAGFVPVEEVLANVDQRLARENGRLDVVMLSGGEPTLHPGFGELLDRLLERDVVRVLVNTNGLTIARGESGVLETLRRHRDRVEVYLQHDGFDLAGHRHHRGADLRRVKAEAVRALSDAGIFTTLTMTIAMGVNDHEIGAVVDLALATPYVTGVSLQPQFGAGRSGEIDALDRLTHTGVLARLGPQTDGRITWRDLTALPCSHPHCCSVGYLFRTDDLARTRGRGSRGPERVVPGGSGGGGAPPEEDDLARTRGRGSRGPERVVPGGSGGGGAPPEEYDLARTRGRGSVDGPVWQSLVALLGPEVLAEHLGLVANTGMAKPELAEDLRVLARESLLGLLSERSSLTHPETAELFRTVCDACDLGVPGLLKLARAGASRRSLRKLLAERIVRITVKPFMDIDTMVEERLLQCCVHVGTRDADANQCAPFCAVQSWTELSGQRLSRLTAGETAPSLGRPGRSLPVVSTGPRR
- a CDS encoding ATP-grasp domain-containing protein; its protein translation is MMRDRIARVALATCADFPDLEAPERLVLDPLRDRGIEPVPAVWDDPSIDWSGFDLVVLRGTWDYAERLVEFMTWVRRADTVTTVLNPPEVVEWNTDKRYLAELARHDVPIVPTTFLAPHDAPVLPTSGEYVVKPTVSAGSRDTARYLAGRDDAVASAHAERLLAAGREVMVQPYVDTVDDHGETALLYLGGRFSHAIRKGPLLESGAAPTTELFAQETIDPRIPTTADHAVGDAVMAHLTGRFGTLLYARVDLLEGPDGPMVLEVELTEPSLFIQSDDGAPGRLADAISGRLG
- a CDS encoding ABC transporter permease; this translates as MSTVATGRPTVAGLLLGETRARVTAFVRTPIAAFFTLVFPLVVLLLVGTLVGNAVLESRSGVRIAQFFTPAIAAYAAATAAYTSLAIGLSIDREKGVLRRQRALPIPTAALLGGRVGAGVVSGTAAVVLMVVAGVLFLDVRIVWAKLPAAVLALVVGIGCFAALGFAVSSIARTSAATQAITNGTLVPLAFVSDVFVVGDDMPEALSIVGGLFPLKAFANALAEAFNPFTAGAGFAWSHLALMVAWAAVGAGVATRRWTWDTPRTVSSNRPPVVVGRHTSGSGRSLPPGVSSNRPPVVVGRHTSGPAAGDGRDHEVEEGPVTRWTLVRGQVVDGILATVRVPSSAFFTLALPVVMLLLFSAVFGNPELNDRGGVPLAQHLAPALGIFGMATVTFAELAERLAAQRDRGILVRVRGTPMTLGTFVAGRIGAAVVLGVVTTAVVLLVGVLVVDVTVPLSRLPVAGLVLAVGIATFTVLGLALVAIAPRAEAVSPLANAALLPMAFVSDVFLIGDLPGFLVTIADVLPLRPAVTALSDVLNPALDVGVPWARLGVMLAWAVVAAVVVRQRFGWAPRRT
- a CDS encoding M20 family metallopeptidase, whose translation is MIEPTAPDYAEYLERIFTAAQDMASHPRPDSPFVGAPADVADAAEAAIEAMREDLIGLSHDIHAHPELCYEEHYSAAAVDAFVADRGYGVTRPAWDLDTALLASAGEEGGPTVAILAEYDALPDIGHGCGHNVICATAVGAFLGAAAVVERTGGRVQLIGTPAEEGGGGKERIARAGGFDDVDAVVMLHPFFADIADHPFIGVRTVQVVYTGMAAHASALPFMGRNALDAAVQAYTGMGQLRQHMLPTDRVHGIITDGGQKPNIVPQRAALEFYLRSAEPSTLEELSKRAEAIFEGAAQQTGCGVEIIWDVTPVYLPTRLNGPLTERYAVAAAKRGRPVIPKGLLPESMTGSTDLGNLSVRVPSIHPLLGIAPFGTPLHTSDFAAAAVTEEADNGVIDGAVAMAQASLDYLADADLRAAAARDFELGGGLLDVEAMYP
- the hmgA gene encoding homogentisate 1,2-dioxygenase, with the protein product MSHDPLRYQSGFGNEFESEAVPGALPRGRNNPQVPPLGLYTEQLSGTAFTVPNDRNRRTWMYRIRPSVRHAWRFTPAPDHLIRSAPCREQDPPIGQLRWNPPPWPDEPTTFLTGLRTVATNGDAHTQTGMAAHVYMATESMDHQYFHCADGEMMVVPQEGRLRFRTECGVLEIGVGEIAVMPRGMVFAVDLLDDRARGYVCENYGTLLELPERGPIGANGLANPRDFLSPVAAYEDTDEAGELYVKFDGKLFVVETDHSPLDVVAWHGNHVPYSYDLRKFNTMGSISYDHPDPSIFTVLTSPSPDPGVANIDFVIFGDRWLVADDTFRPPWYHKNIMSEFMGILYGVYDAKEEGFAPGGMSLHNMYFPHGPDHDAWLKATQHDLSPQKLTDTMSFMFESRYPLIPTGWAGRIPALQDDYPSVWHSLERHFDPPTG
- a CDS encoding glutathione S-transferase family protein → MNTPTAKDTTATETLRGHTDEAVGGTYVEPSFERDTAYIPDRITVDARDGWPVEAGRYRLAVARACPWANRAVIVRRLLGLEDAISMAIAGPVHDKRSWTFDLDPGEVDPVLGIPRLKDAYEARFPGYPKGITVPAMVDIPSGGVVTNDFRQLTLDFSTEWTAHHRPGAPDLYPEPLREEIDEVARDNYDAVNNGVYRCGFAGTQAAYEEAYDELFARLDWLGERLSHQRYLVGDTITEADVRLWPTLVRFDAVYHGHFKANRSKLSEMPVLWAYARDLFQTPGFGDTIDFDQIKSHYYEVHRDVNPTGIVPKGPDLSGWMTLHHREQLGGRPFGDGTPPPPPPEHERVAPASNPAGGIIRSA
- a CDS encoding MauE/DoxX family redox-associated membrane protein, with protein sequence MRSLLRGPARALLLGGVLLGVGTLHFVSPKPFDSIIPRALPEESRRPLTYASGVVEVAAGAMLLAPRTRRLGGRVAFWLFLAVWPANIDAALRGGYPGLPGFAGSAAAAWLRVPLQLPLLWWAHRIAHRPDTDVESDR
- a CDS encoding ABC transporter ATP-binding protein, which encodes MATEPAVRVRSLRKAYGGVAAVDDLSFDIAAGEVVALLGPNGAGKTTTVEILEGHRQRDTGEVSVLGHDPGRGERALRERIGIVLQEAGIEDVFSVREILTRYRSMYPRRRDVDEVLDVVGLREKADERVTSLSGGQRRRVDLALGLIGDPDLIFLDEPTTGFDPSARRQAWEVVEGLRSLGRTILLTTHYLDEAEHLADRVLVIARGRLLAEGTTADLEAASGLRPTLRFRLGAGGSTTPADPADVGIALERAASGWYSAPTDAPARDLHRLTGWALEAGVELEGLEVRRPTLEDVYLDLVGADGVETGPMSDVVS